TGACGGGCAGAGGAAGACAGGTCAGCCTCACAATGTCCATCTTGACCGCACTATTTTTGGCAAAAGAATTTTTACTTTAGTCATAGACACATGAGAAGGAGGGGTTAACTTTGAGTGGTGAATACTCCGTTGCACTCGTGGGAGAATAAACCCCCATAGGAGGCATGGTGTTTACAAAGCTATAGCTTTCGGTATTTAACATCGTGTCATGGCCCACAACCATATCGGCAATTACCCGTATCAGCGCCAAGGTCTTTCTTTCCTTGGCGAACGCTTCGCGCAAGGCGAGGTCCGCCCCCATGGGGTGTCGGCGGCGCGACTGTTCATCTCTCCTTACCAACGAATCCACAGCGGCGTCGCG
This portion of the Acetomicrobium sp. S15 = DSM 107314 genome encodes:
- a CDS encoding RNase adapter RapZ, yielding RDAAVDSLVRRDEQSRRRHPMGADLALREAFAKERKTLALIRVIADMVVGHDTMLNTESYSFVNTMPPMGVYSPTSATEYSPLKVNPSFSCVYD